In a genomic window of Ipomoea triloba cultivar NCNSP0323 chromosome 3, ASM357664v1:
- the LOC116012621 gene encoding phosphomethylethanolamine N-methyltransferase-like yields MAAFQGQEREVQKSYWIEHSTELTVEAMMLDSKATDLDKEERPEVLSMLPAYEGKSVLELGAGIGRFTGELAQKAGQVIALDFIESAIKKNEAINGHLGNIKFMCADVASEDLNFSDESMDLIFSNWLLMYLSDQEVESLAERMVKWLKVGGYIFFRESCFHQSGDHKRKNNPTHYRVPKFYTKVFKECHLNVGKGKSFELSLIACKCIGAYVRNKKNQNQICWVWKKVSSEGDRGFQRFLDTVQYKCSGILRYERVFGPGFVSTGGLETTKEFVAKLDLQPGQKVLDVGCGIGGGDFYMAENYDVHVIGIDLSTNMISIALERAIGLKCSVEFEVADCTKKTYPDATFDIIYSRDTILHIQDKPALFKSFYRWLKPGGKVLISDYCKRSGPPSEEFAGYIKQRGYDLHDVEEYGQMLRDAGFEDVIAEDRTDQFMKVLQKELDAVENKKEAFIQDFSEEDYNDIVGGWKLKLAWSSSGEQRWGLFIAKK; encoded by the exons ATGGCAGCTTTTCAAG GACAAGAGCGTGAGGTTCAGAAGAGTTACTGGATTGAGCACTCCACGGAGCTGACCGTGGAGGCCATGATGCTTGATTCTAAGGCTACTGATCTAGACAAAGAAGAGAGACCAGAG GTGCTTTCTATGCTTCCTGCATATGAAGGGAAATCTGTGTTGGAACTAGGTGCTGGTATTGGGCGTTTCACCGGTGAATTAGCTCAAAAAGCAGGGCAAGTTATAGCTCTGGACTTcattgaaagtgcaattaagaaG AATGAAGCCATCAATGGGCACCTTGGAAATATCAAGTTTATGTGTGCTGATGTAGCCTCTGAAGACTTGAATTTCTCAGATGAGTCTATGGACTTAATATTTTCCAACTGGCTGCTCATGTACCTTTCTGATCAAGAG GTTGAGAGCCTAGCAGAGAGGATGGTCAAGTGGCTGAAAGTTGGTGGGTACATATTCTTCAGAGAATCATGCTTCCATCAATCTGGAGATCACAAGAGAAAGAACAATCCAACTCACTACCGAGTTCCTAAATTTTATACAAAG GTCTTCAAAGAATGCCATTTGAATGTTGGTAAGGGAAAATCCTTTGAACTCTCTCTGATTGCTTGCAAGTGCATTGGAGCTTATGTCAGAAACAAAAAGAATCAAAATCAG ATTTGCTGGGTATGGAAGAAGGTTAGTTCAGAAGGTGACAGGGGATTCCAGCGGTTCTTGGATACTGTCCAATATAAATGCAGTGGTATATTGCGATATGAACGAGTTTTTGGACCAGGCTTTGTGAGCACAGGAGGGCTTG AGACAACAAAAGAATTTGTTGCGAAATTGGATCTCCAGCCTGGGCAAAAAGTGCTAGATGTTGGGTGTGGCATTGGTGGAGGTGACTTTTACATGGCTGAGAACTACGATGTCCATGTAATTGGCATTGACCTGTCCACCAACATGATCTCTATTGCCCTGGAGCGTGCTATTGGCCTTAAGTGCAGTGTTGAGTTTGAGGTTGCTGATTGCACTAAGAAAACATATCCTGATGCCACCTTTGATATCATTTACAGCCGCGACACCATTCTTCATAttcaa GACAAACCTGCACTTTTCAAGTCATTCTACAGATGGTTGAAGCCAGGTGGCAAAGTCCTCATTAGTGATTACTGCAAAAGGTCTGGACCTCCATCAGAAGAATTTGCAGGGTATATTAAGCAAAGGGGGTATGACTTACATGATGTAGAAGAATATGGCCAG atGCTCAGAGATGCTGGTTTTGAAGATGTGATTGCAGAGGACCGAACCGATCAG TTCATGAAAGTGCTCCAGAAGGAGTTAGATGCTgtggaaaacaaaaaagaagcaTTTATCCAAGACTTCTCAGAA GAGGACTACAATGACATAGTTGGAGGCTGGAAGTTGAAGCTCGCTTGGAGCTCATCTGGAGAGCAGAGGTGGGGATTGTTCATTGCAAAGAAGTGA
- the LOC116012888 gene encoding protein FAR-RED IMPAIRED RESPONSE 1-like, whose amino-acid sequence MCKVGEKVGPVLSKDEVFRRKLNGIVWENSLDPNAFELRWNRIIEEYGLGDNGWFRYLFESRTFWAPPYFHDDFMASLVRTASRSESQNSFFGSFSNGHCSLVEFLVHYNTAIGAQRHAQAKLNADYEACFPVLKTPLALERHAMAVYTISIFYYVQEEICSACFSCQVVSLTDIDGCVSYVIKDDRGLESIPSRYLLHRWTKGACLHPIFHIDSTLVDQSAKVENVRMLTNLMWSDIYACVGLADGNIDRLSQLRRVINEQRQIFLQDGSENGNGVAVGSKQSVINSFCGDVSMGSTVDVHDPVQAKNKGSGKRLKSARERAASKCAMQSRRCYTCDEYGHNSRTCPLNT is encoded by the exons ATGTGTAAGGTGGGAGAGAAGGTTGGACCAGTTTTATCAAAAGATGAGGTATTTAGGAGGAAGTTGAATGGCATTGTTTGGGAAAATTCACTTGATCCCAATGCCTTTGAGTTGCGATGGAATCGTATTATCGAGGAATATGGGTTGGGTGATAATGGTTGGTTTCGTTACTTGTTTGAGTCCCGTACATTTTGGGCACCTCCATACTTTCATGATGATTTTATGGCTAGTTTAGTTAGGACCGCGTCTAGATCGGAGTCTCAAAATAGTTTTTTTGGCAGTTTCTCTAATGGACATTGTAGTTTGGTTGAGTTTCTAGTGCACTATAACACTGCTATTGGTGCACAGCGGCATGCCCAAGCAAAATTGAATGCTGATTATGAAGCTTGTTTTCCAGTTTTGAAGACACCATTGGCATTGGAGCGGCATGCCATGGCTGTTTACAcaatttctatattttattatgttcaAGAAGAGATTTGTTCGGCTTGTTTTTCTTGTCAAGTGGTGTCTTTGACTGATATTGATGGTTGCGTGTCATATGTGATAAAAGATG atcgTGGACTTGAGAGTATTCCTTCTAGGTATTTGCTGCATCGGTGGACAAAGGGTGCATGTTTGCACCCAATATTTCATATTGATAGTACACTTGTTGATCAATCTGCTAAAGTGGAGAATGTTAGGATGCTTACCAATCTTATGTGGTCTGATATTTATGCTTGTGTGGGGTTGGCTGATGGTAATATTGACCGTTTGTCACAGCTACGACGTGTTATTAATGAGCAAAGGCAAATATTTCTACAGGATGGGAGTGAGAATGGGAATGGGGTTGCTGTTGGTAGCAAGCAAAGTGTGATTAATTCGTTTTGTGGAGATGTGTCTATGGGTTCGACAGTGGATGTGCACGACCCTGTCCAAGCTAAGAACAAgggtagtggtaagcgcttgaagAGTGCAAGGGAAAGAGCTGCAAGCAAGTGTGCAATGCAATCAAGGAGATGCTACACTTGTGATGAATATGGCCATAATAGTAGGACATGCCCTTTAAATACTTGA
- the LOC116012622 gene encoding uncharacterized protein LOC116012622 isoform X2 gives MSYLSTCKIPKDSASVATVSCFLIHRGLRKISHLTVVSLSDHSFSSLNSCSAILGEGLKERSWKKAVNCHGNWPVFCSEERERSKGRDPVWVVTKKSLGRKKAFWRKIMCGSNKLRSVILLNVITVVYASNICVVKEVETLMDPAAFSAMRFLICAIPFLPFVFQARNDVETRNAGMELGLWISLGYLIEALGLLTCDAGRASFISLFTVIMVPLFESLLGAIIPARTWFGVFMSVVGIAMLECSGSPPNLGDLLNFLSAIFFGIHTLRTEQITRSTKKESMLPLLGYEVCVIAVMSVIWYAVGGNFDGFQECDIGGGWSWSMFCEWMVAFPWIPTLYTGVFSTGLCLWAEIAAMRDVSATETTVIYGLEPLWGAAFAWFLLGERWGLAGWIGAALVLGGSLTVQILGSYSETTKGSDKKGDLLIASQHKTLPNSNSLSASPVVISTDHNLVDRLNK, from the exons ATGTCCTATCTATCCACTTGCAAGATTCCTAAAGATTCTGCTTCAGTGGCAACAGTATCTTGCTTCTTGATTCATAGAGGGCTCCGAAAGATTAGTCATCTCACGGTTGTTTCCCTGTCTGatcattctttttcttctctgaATTCTTGTTCAGCTATTTTAGGGGAGGGATTGAAAGAGAGATCCTGGAAAAAAGCTGTAAATTGTCATGGGAATTGGCCAGTTTTTTGCAGTGAAGAAAGGGAGAGGTCGAAGGGGAGAGATCCTGTGTGGGTTGTGACCAAGAAATCCTTGGGTAGAAAGAAAGCATTTTGGAGGAAAATTATGTGTGGATCAAACAAGTTGAGGAGTGTAATCTTGCTCAATGTTATCACAGTTGTGTACG CAAGTAACATTTGTGTTGTGAAAGAGGTGGAGACATTGATGGATCCAGCAGCCTTCTCTGCAATGCGGTTCTTGATTTGTGCAATTCCATTCCTGCCCTTTGTGTTCCAGGCAAGAAATGATGTTGAGACTCGGAATGCAGGGATGGAGCTGGGATTATGGATCAGTTTAGGGTACCTCATAGAGGCATTAGGACTACTCACCTGTGATGCAGGCCGCGCCTCCTTCATCTCACTCTTCACC GTTATTATGGTTCCATTGTTTGAGAGCCTCTTAGGAGCAATAATCCCTGCTAGAACATGGTTTGGAGTGTTCATGTCTGTCGTAGGTATTGCCATGTTGGAATGCAGTGGATCTCCTCCAAAT CTTGGTGATCTGCTCAACTTTCTTAGTGCCATTTTCTTTGGCATTCACACACTCCGGACTGAACAAATAACGAGAAGCACAAAGAAAGAGAGCATGCTACCACTTCTCGGATATGAG GTTTGTGTTATAGCTGTCATGTCTGTTATCTGGTATGCAGTCGGGGGAAATTTCGATGGATTTCAAGAGTGTGATATCGGTGGCGGATGGTCTTGGAGCATGTTTTGTGAGTGGATGGTTGCATTTCCTTGGATTCCTACACTGTATACGGGTGTATTTTCCACTGGTTTATGTCTCTGGGCTGAA ATTGCAGCAATGCGGGACGTTTCAGCCACAGAAACAACAGTGATATATGGGTTAGAGCCATTGTGGGGGGCTGCTTTTGCCTGGTTTCTCCTTGGTGAAAGATGGGGCTTAGCTGGATGGATAGGAGCAGCCTTAGTACTAG GGGGAAGCTTGACAGTCCAAATTTTGGGATCTTATAGTGAAACAACAAAGGGGAGTGACAAAAAGGGTGATCTGCTCATTGCTTCACAACACAAAACCCTACCAAACTCAAACTCACTCTCAGCTTCTCCTGTGGTCATCTCTACAGACCACAACTTGGTGGACAGGTTGAACAAATAA
- the LOC116012622 gene encoding uncharacterized protein LOC116012622 isoform X1: MSYLSTCKIPKDSASVATVSCFLIHRGLRKISHLTVVSLSDHSFSSLNSCSAILGEGLKERSWKKAVNCHGNWPVFCSEERERSKGRDPVWVVTKKSLGRKKAFWRKIMCGSNKLRSVILLNVITVVYEMLDGTASNICVVKEVETLMDPAAFSAMRFLICAIPFLPFVFQARNDVETRNAGMELGLWISLGYLIEALGLLTCDAGRASFISLFTVIMVPLFESLLGAIIPARTWFGVFMSVVGIAMLECSGSPPNLGDLLNFLSAIFFGIHTLRTEQITRSTKKESMLPLLGYEVCVIAVMSVIWYAVGGNFDGFQECDIGGGWSWSMFCEWMVAFPWIPTLYTGVFSTGLCLWAEIAAMRDVSATETTVIYGLEPLWGAAFAWFLLGERWGLAGWIGAALVLGGSLTVQILGSYSETTKGSDKKGDLLIASQHKTLPNSNSLSASPVVISTDHNLVDRLNK, encoded by the exons ATGTCCTATCTATCCACTTGCAAGATTCCTAAAGATTCTGCTTCAGTGGCAACAGTATCTTGCTTCTTGATTCATAGAGGGCTCCGAAAGATTAGTCATCTCACGGTTGTTTCCCTGTCTGatcattctttttcttctctgaATTCTTGTTCAGCTATTTTAGGGGAGGGATTGAAAGAGAGATCCTGGAAAAAAGCTGTAAATTGTCATGGGAATTGGCCAGTTTTTTGCAGTGAAGAAAGGGAGAGGTCGAAGGGGAGAGATCCTGTGTGGGTTGTGACCAAGAAATCCTTGGGTAGAAAGAAAGCATTTTGGAGGAAAATTATGTGTGGATCAAACAAGTTGAGGAGTGTAATCTTGCTCAATGTTATCACAGTTGTGTACG AGATGTTGGATGGTACAGCAAGTAACATTTGTGTTGTGAAAGAGGTGGAGACATTGATGGATCCAGCAGCCTTCTCTGCAATGCGGTTCTTGATTTGTGCAATTCCATTCCTGCCCTTTGTGTTCCAGGCAAGAAATGATGTTGAGACTCGGAATGCAGGGATGGAGCTGGGATTATGGATCAGTTTAGGGTACCTCATAGAGGCATTAGGACTACTCACCTGTGATGCAGGCCGCGCCTCCTTCATCTCACTCTTCACC GTTATTATGGTTCCATTGTTTGAGAGCCTCTTAGGAGCAATAATCCCTGCTAGAACATGGTTTGGAGTGTTCATGTCTGTCGTAGGTATTGCCATGTTGGAATGCAGTGGATCTCCTCCAAAT CTTGGTGATCTGCTCAACTTTCTTAGTGCCATTTTCTTTGGCATTCACACACTCCGGACTGAACAAATAACGAGAAGCACAAAGAAAGAGAGCATGCTACCACTTCTCGGATATGAG GTTTGTGTTATAGCTGTCATGTCTGTTATCTGGTATGCAGTCGGGGGAAATTTCGATGGATTTCAAGAGTGTGATATCGGTGGCGGATGGTCTTGGAGCATGTTTTGTGAGTGGATGGTTGCATTTCCTTGGATTCCTACACTGTATACGGGTGTATTTTCCACTGGTTTATGTCTCTGGGCTGAA ATTGCAGCAATGCGGGACGTTTCAGCCACAGAAACAACAGTGATATATGGGTTAGAGCCATTGTGGGGGGCTGCTTTTGCCTGGTTTCTCCTTGGTGAAAGATGGGGCTTAGCTGGATGGATAGGAGCAGCCTTAGTACTAG GGGGAAGCTTGACAGTCCAAATTTTGGGATCTTATAGTGAAACAACAAAGGGGAGTGACAAAAAGGGTGATCTGCTCATTGCTTCACAACACAAAACCCTACCAAACTCAAACTCACTCTCAGCTTCTCCTGTGGTCATCTCTACAGACCACAACTTGGTGGACAGGTTGAACAAATAA
- the LOC116012485 gene encoding uncharacterized protein LOC116012485 isoform X2 — MSDRLSAMLFASTWTTLYTVVNPLGDEDERYKKFNDSYLVDKTFAVETRWHNIQHFLFPIITSQHYYLIHFDPLCERFDAIDNSSSVSKTEDKYGDVPKKLQAFLFMFLSGLKSSYKAKKIQKLKVKRMKMSWRDNRNKIDCGVFLMRHMETFRGQLPEHWNCGLQKENNDQLNALRVKYLTALVMSDLNEHKARNIQQAAEFGLEC; from the exons ATGAGTGACCGACTTTCAGCAATGCTGTTTGCTTCAACTTGGACAACT CTCTACACAGTTGTGAATCCCCTAGGAGATGAGGATGAGAGGTATAAGAAATTCAATGACAGCTACCTCGTGGACAAGACCTTTGCAGTGGAGACCAGATGGCATAACATTCAACAT tTTCTGTTTCCAATAATAACATCTCAACACTACTACCTGATTCATTTTGACCCACTCTGTGAGAGATTTGATGCAATAGACAACTCATCTTCGGTTTCCAAAACCGAAGACAAATATGGAGATGTGCCTAAGAAATTG CAAGCATTCCTATTCATGTTCTTGAGTGGTTTGAAATCGAGTTACAAAGCTAAGAAGATTCAAAAGTTGAAAGTGAAGAGGATGAAAATGTCTTGGAGGGATAACAGAAACAAGATTGATTGTGGTGTATTCCTCATGCGCCATATGGAAACATTTAGAGGCCAATTACCAGAGCATTGGAACTGTGGGTTGCAGAAAGAAAACAATGACCAATTGAATGCTTTAAGAGTGAAGTACTTGACTGCACTCGTGATGTCAGATCTGAATGAGCACAAAGCACGGAACATACAACAAGCAGCAGAGTTTGGGTTGGAATGCTGA